In one Magallana gigas chromosome 9, xbMagGiga1.1, whole genome shotgun sequence genomic region, the following are encoded:
- the LOC105335362 gene encoding uncharacterized protein, whose protein sequence is MQTMKLLVVSAVLLLFISVHTYADDDSEESDSGTTPNPEEFTPDPEDSDSDSSTDPPTEFENVEPESQADSTPAPENLEPESLKDSTLAPEQLEPETSADPTQSPENIKPESSVDTTVAPKEVKQESEAYLPSIGQTFVDVPSTLNNPKQADMSQSGSYSDQASSLYSSTNEVVSGADQASQYLEQSAPSTALESVADSSFSAGIPISRDTMTVDMSQQNVANSFLASSSGLEPSAQTAEPSVSANSMSSAVEITPNAVSPIAEPVVQIEVSASDVLSSGIPVGPVLETVPAQQSSTGSLNYESQFNSNPDPTINVVSQPPEASPSSSAISYPSPSDPVVEAPPNAVSSTAEVTSNLVVSEPSGPSYSSMADFLTGQKSATSVPGSAKPVTKIPVTTDIPTIQEPPMVTTPRKPPTPPATKAVHTVSKITKKVNRIINFQRQKFSFYRCQTTCLVESIRCMRSCRTNTTFVLYKDNYLKCGQKCRVRQYHCKKLCKTEITRERTEQILQLRGRRRH, encoded by the exons ATG CAAACAATGAAGCTTCTAGTCGTCTCTGCAGTGTTGTTGCTTTTCATTTCTGTCCATACTTACGCTGACGATGACAGCGAAGAGTCGGACTCGGGAACCACTCCAAATCCTGAGGAATTTACTCCTGATCCGGAGGATTCCGATTCCGATTCATCAACTGACCCTCCAACTGAGTTTGAGAACGTCGAACCCGAGTCACAAGCTGATTCTACTCCTGCGCCAGAGAATCTCGAACCTGAGTCCTTAAAAGATTCTACTCTGGCGCCCGAGCAACTCGAACCTGAGACATCAGCTGATCCTACGCAATCCCCTGAGAATATCAAACCCGAATCTTCAGTGGATACAACTGTTGCGCCGAAAGAGGTCAAGCAAGAGTCCGAGGCCTACCTTCCTTCTATCGGCCAAACATTTGTTGATGTACCTTCCACTCTCAACAATCCAAAACAAGCTGATATGTCACAAAGCGGAAGTTATTCTGACCAAGCCTCATCTTTGTATAGTTCTACAAATGAAGTAGTGTCCGGCGCGGATCAAGCATCACAATACCTGGAACAGTCCGCCCCATCCACCGCCCTGGAATCTGTGGCCGACTCCTCCTTTTCTGCAGGCATCCCTATTTCAAGAGACACGATGACAGTGGATATGTCTCAACAAAACGTGGCGAATTCATTCCTCGCATCGTCGTCAGGACTCGAACCGTCAGCTCAAACCGCTGAACCCTCTGTTTCCGCAAACTCTATGTCCTCTGCCGTTGAGATCACACCCAATGCTGTTTCCCCAATAGCCGAACCCGTAGTTCAGATTGAGGTGTCGGCGTCGGACGTACTCTCCAGTGGGATCCCAGTCGGACCCGTCCTTGAAACAGTCCCCGCCCAACAGTCGTCTACGGGGTCATTGAACTATGAATCACAATTCAACTCAAACCCTGATCCCACTATCAACGTTGTATCGCAGCCTCCTGAGGCCAGTCCGTCTTCTAGCGCCATCTCCTATCCCTCTCCTTCCGACCCCGTCGTGGAAGCCCCGCCAAACGCAGTCTCATCCACAGCAGAGGTGACCTCTAACCTTGTAGTTTCAGAACCATCAGGGCCAAGTTATTCCTCGATGGCAGATTTTTTAACGGGTCAGAAATCAGCGACATCCGTTCCCGGTTCCGCTAAACCGGTGACAAAGATTCCAGTGACCACCGATATCCCAACTATCCAGGAGCCACCCATGGTTACCACTCCGAGGAAACCACCAACGCCACCAGCTACTAAAGCTGTTCACACAGTGTCAAAAATTACTAAGAAAGTAAATCGTattatcaattttcaacgtcAGAAGTTTTCCTTTTATCGTTGCCAGACAACGTGTCTAGTGGAATCCATCCGGTGCATGCGCAGTTGTCGAACAAACACGACGTTTGTATTGTACAAAGATAACTATCTGAAGTGTGGACAGAAGTGTAGGGTCAGGCAATACCACTGTAAGAAACTGTGTAAAACAGAGATCACGCGGGAGAGAACCGAGCAGATCCTACAGCTTCGGGGCCGGCGAAGGCACTAG
- the LOC117692214 gene encoding galactose-specific lectin nattectin yields MAAVPTSLLAILVVLVTVESKCPLDWVEYDNNCIQFNKDQHTWMDAGGHCRNMGAHLITVDSEAKDNFIKQFLNVFASEHLNIWWIGGSDFAKEGVWQWLAGGSVSTYNGWGPGQPDGNNTANCMTYRFFNHTIIGWADDVCSPHAHHGHHPHMPGYICEKPMDSFSTPLGK; encoded by the exons ATGGCGGCCGTCCCAACATCTCTCCTCGCTATCCTGG TGGTTCTAGTGACAGTTGAATCTAAGTGTCCTCTGGACTGGGTGGAATATGACAACAACTGTATCCAGTTCAACAAGGACCAACACACGTGGATGGACGCCGGG GGTCACTGTCGAAACATGGGCGCGCACCTGATCACGGTAGACTCCGAGGCCAAGGACAACTTTATCAAACAGTTTCTTAACGTTTTTGCAA GTGAACATCTGAATATCTGGTGGATCGGGGGTTCAGATTTTGCTAAGGAGGGGGTCTGGCAGTGGTTGGCGGGGGGATCCGTCAGCACCTACAACGGATGGGGCCCTGGTCAGCCAGACGGTAACAACACAGCCAACTGTATGACGTACCGGTTCTTCAACCACACCATCATTGGGTGGGCGGATGACGTCTGCTCCCCCCACGCTCACCACGGACACCATCCTCACATGCCAGGATACATCTGCGAAAAACC AATGGACTCTTTTTCAACTCCACTGGGAAAGTAA
- the LOC105335360 gene encoding hepatic lectin-like precursor (The RefSeq protein aligns at 99% coverage compared to this genomic sequence) encodes MSVLPLLTLLSVLSVCLCDCGVGWAELNGECIYFSHDKHTWSDARTKCHNMNRSYLVTIDNQPKADYINKFLSTLHHFRQVGYWLGGNDYIVEGQWRWSETGTGLGDFTQWGPGYPDGNRTHDCMLQVFNGETSMWIDSNCAHPHYYICEHQAPTVST; translated from the exons ATGTCGGTCCTTCCTCTGCTTACCTTATTATCAG tactgtccgtctgtctgtgcgaCTGTGGAGTCGGGTGGGCGGAGTTAAACGGAGAGTGTATCTACTTCAGCCACGACAAACACACCTGGTCCGACGCAAGA ACAAAATGTCACAACATGAACAGAAGTTACCTGGTGACCATCGACAACCAGCCGAAGGCGGACTACATCAACAAGTTTCTGAGCACCCTCCACC ACTTTCGGCAAGTTGGTTACTGGCTGGGAGGAAATGATTATATCGTTGAGGGCCAATGGCGCTGGAGTGAGACCGGAACTGGATTAGGGGATTTCACTCAGTGGGGACCCGGATATCCGGACGGTAACAGGACGCACGACTGCATGCTCCAGGTCTTCAACGGAGAAACATCAATGTGGATCGACTCCAACTGTGCTCATCCACACTACTATATTTGTGAACACCA AGCGCCGACCGTCAGTAC